A single window of Verrucomicrobiota bacterium DNA harbors:
- a CDS encoding right-handed parallel beta-helix repeat-containing protein — protein MGLRTGESKTAAATAIRVTKVAPNLRSKEAAVAEAVAAGLSPEAAGDRPSLVDHSLSIHFPPIKHQMAGDCTCYSSTYYYNTFLQAQDEGLDARAVGGTGLGDPDVICSPRFVFLLIAEGSWGAVGTRTAMARLADSGSSSVTEFGYEENVWGPWPPETAWIQALRNRTGPLRSIQVDTPEGLEAMKQVIANGSCVVTRADFGANYGAYRDDASGYGIDSHVMYDRDMSGHGNIHSICICGYDDNKSYSDHRDKRTHKGAFIIANSEGPDNDWHNSSGTGTKGFMWVSYSMFLERQLGYYNWPWKEEPKWDPCWDNEDDPTVYYHEDRPHHRPRLFAVVGVNHSKRNTLILTGGIGEDPDSPEFQGPEAIKQTDFGEIAISDSRRVAVDLTDGVGLLRPGVPKQVYVKLTVADGAGSNGTITSADFHYDPDGDGVYSVISSTDPTVVVIPGRANSGCATVRITAPVTIYVDRDAAGNRVQDGTAAHPYKTIQAGINAATGPAVVKVLPGTYRESVEMASNITLLGSGADRTFIDSRGLTNSGGSGEAIFCSDVTRVAVDGFGLTTSDASDTALRSVNSTVTVQNCVATGSAGGFGVGQAGSATLVNCLSYGNVRGIWLSDAANLTVRNCTLVGNGEVGLLHKGTGSVTLVDSILWDNGDDLSAVAITVRHCDIGDGDHAGTEGNISQDPLFVTGPQHGYYLSQTAAGQGANSPCVDAGSTHAVTHGFTSKTTRTDEVNDSYKVDMGCHASRALRSMPIENAGPDA, from the coding sequence GTGGGCCTCCGGACGGGGGAGTCGAAGACGGCGGCAGCGACCGCCATTCGTGTGACCAAGGTCGCACCGAACCTACGGTCAAAAGAGGCGGCGGTGGCCGAGGCGGTTGCAGCGGGGCTCTCGCCCGAGGCGGCCGGGGACCGTCCCTCGTTGGTCGACCACAGCCTGTCGATCCACTTCCCGCCCATCAAGCACCAGATGGCCGGCGACTGCACATGCTATTCGTCGACCTACTACTACAACACGTTTCTGCAGGCGCAAGACGAGGGGCTTGACGCGAGAGCCGTCGGCGGCACCGGTCTTGGTGATCCGGACGTGATCTGCAGTCCCCGTTTCGTGTTTCTTCTGATCGCCGAGGGATCGTGGGGCGCCGTGGGCACCAGGACGGCGATGGCTCGGCTTGCTGACAGCGGGTCGTCGAGCGTGACCGAGTTCGGCTACGAGGAGAATGTCTGGGGTCCTTGGCCCCCCGAGACGGCGTGGATCCAGGCGCTCCGCAACCGCACGGGCCCGCTGCGGTCGATCCAGGTCGATACGCCAGAGGGTCTCGAGGCGATGAAGCAGGTGATCGCCAACGGGAGCTGCGTAGTCACGCGGGCGGATTTCGGCGCCAACTACGGCGCGTATCGTGACGACGCGTCTGGCTACGGCATCGACAGCCACGTTATGTACGACCGCGACATGTCCGGCCATGGCAACATCCACTCGATCTGCATCTGCGGCTACGACGACAACAAGAGCTACTCCGATCATCGCGACAAGAGAACGCACAAAGGCGCGTTCATCATCGCCAACAGCGAAGGGCCGGACAACGACTGGCACAACAGTTCCGGGACCGGCACCAAGGGCTTCATGTGGGTGTCCTACTCGATGTTCCTCGAGCGGCAGTTGGGGTACTACAACTGGCCCTGGAAAGAAGAACCGAAGTGGGATCCCTGCTGGGACAATGAAGACGATCCCACGGTTTACTACCACGAGGACCGGCCACACCATCGGCCGAGGCTCTTCGCGGTCGTCGGCGTCAACCACAGCAAGCGCAACACGCTGATCCTCACGGGGGGGATCGGCGAGGACCCTGACTCGCCGGAGTTCCAGGGGCCGGAGGCGATCAAGCAGACCGACTTCGGCGAGATCGCCATCAGTGACTCGCGACGCGTGGCCGTTGACCTTACCGACGGCGTTGGTCTGCTCAGACCCGGTGTGCCGAAGCAGGTCTACGTCAAGCTGACCGTGGCCGACGGCGCCGGATCGAACGGCACGATCACGAGCGCGGACTTCCACTACGATCCCGACGGTGACGGAGTCTACTCCGTGATCTCGTCGACCGATCCGACAGTGGTCGTGATTCCGGGCCGTGCCAACTCCGGCTGCGCCACGGTGCGGATCACGGCGCCGGTGACGATCTATGTCGACCGCGATGCGGCGGGCAATCGGGTCCAAGACGGCACGGCCGCGCACCCATACAAGACGATCCAGGCCGGCATCAATGCGGCGACAGGGCCGGCCGTGGTCAAGGTGCTGCCCGGCACGTACCGCGAATCGGTCGAGATGGCGAGCAACATCACGCTGCTCGGTTCCGGAGCGGACCGTACATTCATTGACTCGCGTGGGCTGACCAACTCGGGTGGCTCGGGCGAAGCCATCTTCTGCAGCGATGTGACCCGGGTGGCCGTGGACGGGTTTGGGCTGACCACGAGCGACGCCAGTGACACGGCCCTGCGATCGGTCAACTCGACAGTGACGGTGCAGAACTGCGTCGCCACCGGCAGCGCCGGAGGCTTTGGCGTGGGCCAGGCAGGAAGCGCGACACTCGTCAACTGCCTGTCGTACGGCAACGTTCGAGGGATCTGGCTGAGCGATGCAGCAAACCTCACCGTGCGCAACTGCACGCTGGTAGGCAACGGCGAAGTTGGCCTTCTGCACAAGGGCACCGGCTCGGTGACGCTTGTCGATTCGATCCTCTGGGACAATGGCGACGACCTGAGCGCTGTGGCCATCACAGTGCGCCACTGCGACATCGGGGACGGTGACCATGCCGGCACGGAGGGCAACATCTCGCAGGACCCGTTGTTCGTCACCGGCCCACAGCACGGCTACTATCTGAGTCAGACGGCGGCGGGACAGGGCGCCAACAGCCCGTGCGTGGACGCCGGAAGCACGCATGCGGTCACGCACGGCTTCACTTCAAAGACGACGCGCACCGACGAGGTGAACGACTCGTACAAGGTGGACATGGGCTGTCACGCCTCGCGTGCGTTGCGGAGCATGCCGATCGAGAACGCAGGCCCAGATGCGTAG